The DNA sequence TAGTCTTTACAAGatacttaaatattgtaattgacCTAGCAAATTCTCAAATTTGAGTAGCACTTAGACATTCGGCTATTAGTgaactaaaaataagtattttatattcttttagtATTAATGTTTAGATAATGTTTGCATTACACTTAAGTCTGATTAACCCACAGTAGTGtcaactatttaaatataatatatctggtgtgggagagagatagcTATACAGGTtgtcccaaaattcaacgataatctgagaccggatgaaaggccaagtgataacagatcagggaaaaataattaaaaaagaccATATCTCTCAGTTCTCCGTCGCATTTTCAAGTCCTGTGATCTCTAAAGTCACAGTTTCGCTGTGATTCTTTAATTTCGGTATCTTCATTAACGATGCCATTAATCGCAACTAAAAATTAAAGCAATGCTgaaatttttaaatgtctcttatcgctgaactgagtgatatggttttttttttaatccctgatctgttatcacttggcctttcatccggtctcagattatcgatGTATTTTGGGacatacagggtgtcccaaaataCACTTTGTATAACGCTATCACTCTCCGACAATCATGATAATGTTATTTGAAACTCAAGTAtaaatgaaatgtattattgtatattaatattaagacaTTTGTGTTATAACTCTATcgaatttagaaataaattcctcactttagatttttatttattctaaaaattttgtattgagaaatatttgtatgaatttttaataaatgttgacGATATAATATCCTGTTATATTATAGAGAAAGGGCGttaattctgtttttaaatatagaagtCGTTTTGAATGGAAACGTTGAAGTCTTTACAACTTGTAATTTTGGAAATAGACAGAAAGACatgataaattcaaaatttgtttattcatttgctataatagggatgatgacaattttttttgcagtgtccgtcttgtagtttttgtataataatggatacttatttttaatttgtcccgcaaacataaattgaccaaattacagagAATGAAACTCACGCGtaacgtcacgattgagtataaattttactctatcgttacgtcacaagccccctctcctaaactttaaagcagttaatctttgtcaattctagtatttctgaaaaaggaaaaaatacgtgtctcatacttttcaattatctaactgagggactaatgagattttttctttgtatacacagtcatcatccctattatatctatacttaGTAAGGAAAAACATCctgaattaataaatttatgttttcaggacattataataaaaaattacatcatctATATTAACTATTGGTCTGTTTGGAAAAATTTTAGGGCGATCCTAtgatcataaaatttaaattttaaacatatccGAGCTTTTCCATTTCAcgacgtatttttttaattgaacagAATTAGTGTCATTTTAAGGTTTAGTAATTCTTAgttttactaatataatattaaaacgattCGCTTTAAATATTGCCAACGTTATGACAAAAAATCCAGACATTATTAAACCCACCGTGTTTGAAaggaaaagtatttaaaaactgcGAAAATTTggtacaatttataataaaagatttttgaaattCATTAGAATACTTTCATATAGTGTTTTTACAATATTGAGTTAAAGCATTTTATGTATACCCtctcgaaaatgatcccacgtcaataaaaactatcctatttgttaatcctggatataaactatcagtgtaccaagtttcgttgaAATACGTTcaatagtttttgcgtgaaagatgaacaaacaaccatacatacaaactttcgcgtttatataatatagcttttcgcccgcggcttcgcccgcgtcgaggtcggttatatcgcgtttccaagagaacaaTTCAAAAGACCggcataaaaactatcctatattctttctcaaggtcaactctatctctgtaccaaatctcattaaaatcagttcactggttaggcgtgaaagcgtaacagacagacagacagaattactttcgcatttacaatattagtagggatcaGTGGGATTGAGATAAAcatgttttgtaattaacaGTTGCTTAAGAACGATAATTTAATAGACGCGATCTTAGCTGTCAACTTGCCTCTATCATAATTTACAAATAGACAATTTAAAACGTCATTTTATAAGTCTCGTTCTTGTATCTGTGTATGTAAGGTATACATAAATGCTTTTGTCGTATCACGCCCatcaagaattaaataaattggtttaattttgtaataaaaaaaaatgtgattatttattattaagttaagGGAACcctttgtaatttttgtacgcaattatttttaatgttttctacaatatttggtaattttgtaGAGTTTATAGTACAATAAACTATATAAATGAGTTGGTTTTTTCTcttaattatcatcatcattcccctacccttatcccaattattatttgtggtcggcgcaacatatcttgttcttccatacctttctatctgacgtactccataagaatgacactttggaaccgtgcaactagagtcagtaatataacgttttaaaagtgcctgagatacggcctatttgaaataaaaactttttgattttgattttgacgtcatctcacaagaaacactctttgcagccatatcgtcttacacaatccatccatcgtttccttggtcgtcctcttcccctatatccatccacatcctccacaccttcctcaccacatgactctcattcctccgcataacatgctcATACCATGGCAGCCGGTtgccacgtagtttctctgtaaccgacTGACGTTTTTCTtattgtagatattttatttacccCGACGCAAAAGAGGGGTGTTacaagtttgacgtgtctgtctgtggcatcatagctacCGAAAAGATTGAGctattttaatctattttgttGGGTTCCAAAGGTGATTTATGTCCCGAGTTTTCTTagatatatttgaatataaccAGTCGAGACATTTAAAAGTTGAACGCGAGTGAAAGTTGTttctgaagattttttttcttactatgtttatttttcacatgTTAGTGGTAATAAAAGAAagaatcttattttaaattatttatttacaattgttttggtccaaattactattttaataacaaaaacttaacaatacACTTATCGactatattaatacatttatttcagtatCTTTACTTATGAACCAagttttacgaaatattttaatgttacacaAAGATTTAATCACAATTATCTAGAAAATAatgtaggaaagtaaataactACAGAGGTAttatgttatttcattttaggtctcctataactgcacaagttgatcaatcacaggttaagctacgcctGATAAGGCCGGTCCATAGATGGGCGATCGTGATATAATAACGTGATATAAATTCCTCCGTTTTTCGGAAGGAACGTTAAATTGTgcgtcccggctgttatttacaaatctttgacagaagctagaaagtctgacaaccagtctaactaaggggtatcgtgttgcccaggtaactgggttgaggaggtcagataggcagtcgctccttgtaaaacactggtacttagctgaatccggttaaacTGAAATTTGACCCGGACATCATGTTTTTAGGTAAAAGAACTTGCGTTGCATTATGAAAGGTTTTAGTCAATAATATATCGGACTAAGTTCCTAAATACAAGCTAACGGTAACTTAACATACTAAACCTACAGAAAGTTAACCTTAAAGGAACTTGAAAAGATGTCTAATTCTTTACCCCTTAACTGCAGGCTTAGTCTAgactgatttaaaatctcgtttCAATCGAAATGAGGTCGTATTGACACTTTGAAAGCCGACACTAGCGCCACTTAGTACAGTGGCAAAAGTTGGAACTTCATCGACTAAGACGGGTGACAACACTATATCGCTACTCCATCTTGGTTATGTTGGATATTGCCTTCTCAAGACCAAATCGAGAATTTCGagacaaattcaaattaaaaacagaatgaAACCACTAAACCAGTGGTGTCGAGATTAATTCTTATGCTCCAATTCAGCTTAAGAGACCAACAAGTCGATGTAATGATGGTTTTCTCAAAAAATTCGCATTTGTAAGAACAATTTTGAGGACtattaataacaacattaacaatgaaaaaaaaatacaccaaaaaaatgagaatacttgtcaaaaatttcaaaaacgCCTCCTATACTTAAATgatacggtttactcacgcgtatttatcgggatcactcgttaagtttttaagtttattgtcagctcatgattaaggactccggttgtgtccgaaactagtcgggcgatcccgatacatacgcgtgagtaaactatCATGTCAGTAAGAATCAGCCTCCCATAACAACCAAACTTTATCATAAACCATCAAATAATGTTTGcgtgtaacaaaaatcatcaaaaaatcataaatatagtCAAAAACGTTAAAcagggtgaatagagtttcaaggggtgaatagaaaatagtgtttctTTATTGCATGCGTTTACTTTCGTTGAATAGTTTAAAcgcaattattttatgaacagcTTGAGAATAATCTTCTAATTCTAGAttacgatgttagttaccgtactcctccgaaacggcttaaccgatttataccaaattttatacgcgtattcagtaggtctgagaatcggctaacatctatttttcatatccctaagtgttaagggttgttcacaaaaatatattttattttttggacgaaattttttgttttattttttttataatctggcactaaaaaatacatacaactagaaataattgaCTAGGcataacaacgtttgctgggtcagctagtatatgaAAATTAGAAGTTTGATAGGACATATTTTGTCtcatcaaaatttaaatcttgaaagatttttgattgatttgtttttaaactatctataaacaaaatcaaaaatattttttcaccgGATTATACAaaaacgtgacgtcatattACCGTAACGGAATTCCGTATCATTGTCGTCCAGTTACTCCTAGTCATGGCTAAAAAACGTTTTACTTTCAAAACTCTTTTTCTATccaggcctgttggtctagtggttagtgaccctgactgctataccggaggtcgtgggttcgattcccgcccaggacaaatgttgtgtgatgagcatgatcatttgttctggtgtctgggtgtaatatatctataatatgtgtgtatttagaaatatataagtaagtttatagTCTGGTTATGGTAACCACAAGGTCTGCTTAgtttgggatcagataaccgtgtgtgagttgtccccggatatattataaatatgtatgtacagaataaatgattctATACTTTATACTACAAATCttcttccttttttttatttgtctatcCACCACAAAAATACCTCTATTCACCCTGAACCAAACTTGTATCATCATTTGTACACCAGTCAATTATCAAAACCAActtttttactaatttacttTAACTCTCTTACTGCTGTGCTCTCCGTCATCTTCCTCTCTCAGTCTCTTGCTGTCTCTTTTGTTCTCTTTCCCTTTCGTTTTCTTTCCAACCCCTTTACCTTTATTTCCCTTTGGATAATATTCTTCTATTTTATGGCTATCTTCTCCGGTTAGTGGCTCCAGTTCTATGGTGTCATCAAGAACGGTGTTCTTTGGTCGTTCGGTTAATACTTCTTCTTCTTCGTCTGATTCTATGACGTTTGTTTTTCTTGGTTTTGAGCTGCCTGCtgtaagatgtatttttttaagtttagaattttaatatagtAATGTTGTGGGAGCAGCTCTTGCTTGCAACTACTTATTGCTGTAAACATGTATATGGGTTTTAAAAatcgttttgttattttcgtttACATAGATAGGattcatagtttttattataacacacTTTGGATACAAAGAAACtttgttttagaacaaaattaattttcaaaacaaagactaattacttattttaacagtaatttaaaaaacaaaaattgtgttacaaaattaaaaatttgtatCTATTATTTGTAGAATGATGCAATGATGTGatgaatattgaaaataaaatcatcatccATATTAAAATCATATGTTCTGTAATCATTCTCACTGTTTTTGGGCCTactacaaacttttttttttttttcagccattactttcccactgcagggcaaaggcctcccttaggttcttccactctgtccggtctattgcttttgccatccactgtttgtacAGAAacatatctaaataataatgaaaacattattatttagatatgtTTCTGTACaaatacctattataataattaagtactaCATAAGTAATATACCCTCACCAGCCTTGTCCTGGTCATCTTGTTCCTCTACATCAACGTGTTTGGGTTCGTCCTTGCTGATGAAGAATGTGGTGATGGGTTTCTGCCACTTGGGGGTCTCGCGCGGGCACACGGGattgccgccgccgccgccgcggtTGGCGCGGTCTACACTGCctataagttaaatatttctattattatttctttatctaagttcataataaataatgtattcttATTTTGTCCAATTTTGCTTAGAGATAATGTCTTATAGTAATGAATGCGATTGATTTAATGTTAGGTTAAATTGTGTAtggtttaagttaaataaataaattacggaAATAGTATTATATCGACTAAAAATGATTTCTCTAGACAGAAaggaaattaaagtaaaaaaagtaaagaaatgtCGATTCAGGGACACCAGGCATGGACAACAGTCCATGTCCAGTGGaatattgatgttttaaaaatgtcatttaatcAGTTGAATGTAAAGTATATTTACCTGAAGCACCAGAACTGCTTGGAGTAGGCGCCGCAACACATCTGGCCTTGCTACTCTTCCCAGACGATACTACAACAATATTAATTCGATTACTATGTTTATGTGCTTAAATCATCTCATAAGAGTCAGCTGcgaaagaaaatgctctaaaggaaaaaatattatgttacaaagTGCACtcataaataagtaacaaaagAACTACAGAAAACAGTTCCTAACTGGGAAAAAGAGTATTGAgcgtacatattttaattttaatatcgacgacgaaaacaaacaaacagatttaaaaagatTAGAAATTACCTTTTGAACCCACCGACGCCTTCGTTCGGGccattttgtagttttattttacactgGCTTGAACAGTTTTACAACTTTATCTACAAACTAAACAGTACAGTAGAAAACAGCAGAAAACTACGTCCACAACTAcacattacaaaacaaaaacgcgCGAAAACTAcaatattgacatttaaaatgtcaaagaaattattgttttaattttcgttctaaaatgaaattagtGAGTTTAAGTACTAGGATTTTGAGTAAAAAACTCTTCAATTTCGAAAGCTTCGGCAAAATGTACACAAATATAATCTATGCTGAGCATtgcacagattaaaaataatgctgCCAGCGGATATTTGATTCCTTTATTTTAGGGTAAATGGAAATACCCATAGTTCTACagcttgaaaaaaataactatagttGGACATTAGGCCGAATCGTAAGTAAAGAAAA is a window from the Trichoplusia ni isolate ovarian cell line Hi5 chromosome 3, tn1, whole genome shotgun sequence genome containing:
- the LOC113508876 gene encoding PCNA-associated factor-like; the encoded protein is MARTKASVGSKVSSGKSSKARCVAAPTPSSSGASGSVDRANRGGGGGNPVCPRETPKWQKPITTFFISKDEPKHVDVEEQDDQDKAAGSSKPRKTNVIESDEEEEVLTERPKNTVLDDTIELEPLTGEDSHKIEEYYPKGNKGKGVGKKTKGKENKRDSKRLREEDDGEHSSKRVKVN